A single genomic interval of Sporosarcina sp. ANT_H38 harbors:
- a CDS encoding serine hydrolase, with product MNTLAWIGMLGIVILTLLPLAKKENRTKEEMRKVIVTLAIILGIIITVLVFGVNYLLALIVGFSAMIVFDKKTYTKKRLSIYGSIILIIGIAGFAISRENPEYVLNHLKDNPKTTSLYLAENGVTLITYQSDVVRPLASTVKILIAAEYAMQIDAGQLNKDSLVPLEDLNRYYLKNSDGNAHEEWLNAMQSEGKIKNNEVTLHDIAKGMATYSSNANTDYLIDLLGISAINERAKALGLTQHEDVYPIVSAILIPNQIKSESMNEKQLIKKLEAMSMEEYRTLAEELSEQMKEGTIKAGDVTYGPSTDVQKVWSDRLVGASANDYGKLLAAISNDQFPKTASETIRDLLEWPMQLNESNHDRFVHLGAKGGSTLFILTDALYAEDHNGDKIEIVLMTDDLNFWQGMLIRNNMNSFESKLLGSEDFRLEVQKELSEM from the coding sequence GTGAATACTCTTGCGTGGATTGGGATGCTGGGAATCGTGATTCTTACACTCTTGCCATTAGCCAAAAAAGAGAACAGAACAAAAGAGGAAATGCGGAAAGTAATAGTAACGTTAGCAATTATACTCGGCATCATTATCACCGTGTTAGTGTTCGGCGTTAATTATTTACTCGCATTGATAGTCGGTTTCTCGGCAATGATTGTATTCGATAAAAAAACGTATACAAAAAAGCGATTGAGCATCTATGGTTCAATTATTCTAATCATCGGAATCGCTGGCTTTGCCATATCCAGGGAAAATCCTGAGTATGTCCTAAACCATCTGAAAGACAATCCTAAAACTACCTCCCTGTACCTAGCGGAAAACGGTGTGACATTAATCACCTACCAATCGGATGTAGTACGGCCGTTGGCAAGTACCGTGAAGATACTGATTGCTGCAGAATATGCAATGCAAATCGATGCAGGCCAGCTGAACAAAGACAGTTTAGTGCCGCTTGAGGACTTAAACCGCTATTACTTAAAAAACTCGGACGGCAATGCACATGAAGAGTGGTTAAATGCGATGCAAAGTGAAGGTAAAATCAAAAATAATGAAGTGACACTGCATGATATCGCAAAAGGAATGGCCACCTACAGCTCCAATGCCAACACAGACTACCTAATCGATTTGCTCGGAATATCTGCCATCAATGAGCGGGCAAAAGCCCTCGGGCTAACACAGCATGAGGACGTCTATCCAATTGTCAGTGCTATCTTGATTCCAAATCAAATAAAAAGCGAATCGATGAATGAGAAGCAATTAATCAAAAAGCTCGAGGCCATGTCGATGGAAGAATATCGCACATTAGCTGAAGAACTAAGCGAACAAATGAAAGAAGGAACCATTAAAGCTGGAGATGTAACATATGGTCCGTCTACAGATGTGCAAAAAGTGTGGTCAGATCGCTTAGTAGGTGCATCCGCAAATGATTACGGGAAATTACTGGCAGCGATTTCGAATGACCAATTTCCGAAGACAGCCTCTGAAACTATAAGAGACTTACTCGAATGGCCAATGCAGCTAAACGAAAGCAATCATGACCGCTTTGTCCATCTAGGCGCAAAGGGCGGATCAACTTTATTCATACTGACAGATGCATTGTATGCAGAAGATCACAATGGGGATAAAATCGAAATCGTCCTTATGACAGATGACCTGAACTTCTGGCAAGGAATGCTCATCAGAAATAACATGAATTCATTCGAATCGAAGTTACTTGGAAGTGAAGATTTTCGTCTGGAAGTGCAGAAGGAACTCTCTGAAATGTAA
- a CDS encoding helix-turn-helix transcriptional regulator — MTLTNERKIRNRIVVLRAERGLSQREVADKLGVSRQTIISLEKNRYNPSLKLAYDISLMFGVDLHEVFQYEVEEE, encoded by the coding sequence ATGACTTTAACTAATGAAAGAAAGATACGAAACAGAATTGTTGTACTAAGGGCCGAAAGAGGCTTGTCACAAAGAGAGGTGGCTGACAAATTGGGGGTGAGCAGGCAGACAATTATTTCTCTTGAAAAAAATAGGTACAATCCGTCTTTGAAATTAGCGTATGATATTTCACTGATGTTTGGGGTAGATTTACACGAAGTTTTTCAATATGAAGTCGAGGAGGAGTAA
- a CDS encoding FAD-containing oxidoreductase gives MKKFDAVIIGFGKGGKTLAAMLAKEGQRVAMIEKSAEMYGGTCINIACIPTKSLVFQSNNRKYSEVPKMEFYKEAIEEKDHLTSFLRDKNFHMLDDLEKVTVFTGVASFLDDDKVQVKTDNEQFELTADKFFINTGSSPITPPIEGLEAADFVYNSTTLQQLDKLPEKLVIIGGGYIGLEFASIYANFGSEVTVIDSSSTFLENEDRDIAEEAKKVLEAKNITFVVDSKVESIENRDGGVVVSYKTGDTNHAEAYGNALLLATGRKPNTAGLGLENTSVEVNDRGAVVVDDSLKTKAKNIWALGDVNGGPQFTYISLDDFRIVKSQLIGDGSYTRKARSNVPYSVFIDPVLSQVGLNEKTAKEKGIAYKVVTLPAAAIPRARVVKQTDGLLKALVDPDTQEILGCTLFCAESSEMINAVRIAMEAKLPYTFLRDTIFTHPSMSEALNDLFSKVE, from the coding sequence ATGAAGAAATTTGATGCAGTCATAATTGGTTTTGGTAAAGGTGGAAAGACATTGGCGGCAATGCTGGCCAAAGAGGGACAGCGCGTTGCAATGATTGAAAAATCGGCAGAAATGTATGGTGGAACGTGCATCAACATCGCTTGTATTCCAACGAAATCACTCGTTTTTCAATCTAATAATCGGAAATACTCAGAAGTACCTAAAATGGAATTTTATAAGGAAGCGATAGAAGAAAAGGATCATTTAACTTCATTTTTACGAGATAAAAATTTTCATATGCTAGATGATCTTGAAAAAGTCACGGTCTTTACTGGAGTCGCTTCCTTTTTAGATGATGACAAGGTCCAAGTGAAAACTGACAACGAACAATTCGAGTTAACAGCAGATAAATTCTTTATTAACACAGGATCTTCCCCTATCACTCCGCCAATTGAGGGACTAGAGGCGGCTGATTTTGTTTATAATTCAACCACTTTACAGCAATTAGATAAGCTTCCCGAAAAGTTGGTTATCATCGGCGGAGGCTATATCGGTTTAGAATTTGCTTCGATTTATGCGAACTTCGGTTCAGAGGTAACGGTTATTGACAGTTCATCTACCTTTTTAGAAAACGAAGATCGTGATATCGCAGAAGAAGCAAAAAAAGTGCTTGAGGCGAAAAATATTACGTTTGTAGTAGACAGCAAAGTCGAGTCCATTGAAAACCGTGATGGAGGCGTGGTCGTTTCTTATAAGACGGGCGATACTAATCATGCGGAAGCCTACGGTAATGCACTGTTACTTGCTACAGGAAGAAAACCAAATACTGCAGGATTAGGCCTCGAAAACACTTCCGTAGAAGTAAATGACAGAGGAGCAGTTGTGGTTGACGATTCGTTGAAAACGAAGGCTAAAAATATTTGGGCATTAGGCGATGTCAATGGTGGACCTCAGTTTACTTATATTTCACTTGATGACTTCCGTATTGTCAAAAGCCAATTAATTGGCGATGGGAGCTATACGAGAAAAGCTCGTAGCAACGTTCCCTATTCTGTTTTCATCGATCCGGTTTTATCACAGGTAGGGTTAAATGAAAAAACGGCCAAGGAAAAAGGGATTGCCTACAAAGTGGTAACACTTCCAGCAGCTGCGATTCCGCGTGCCCGTGTCGTGAAACAAACGGATGGTCTATTGAAAGCCCTTGTAGATCCAGACACACAAGAGATTTTAGGTTGCACGCTATTTTGTGCTGAATCTAGTGAAATGATTAATGCAGTACGTATTGCGATGGAAGCGAAATTGCCGTATACGTTTTTGCGAGATACAATCTTCACACATCCCTCGATGAGTGAAGCGTTGAATGATTTGTTTTCTAAAGTGGAATAG